GATTTACGGCGTGAGTTTGGTCGTTATGGGCCTATTGTAGATGTCTACATTCCACTTGACTTCTATACACGGCGGCCAAGAGGATTTGCTTACATTCAATATcctttattctttcattttaatttggaaatgttgtttttactgaCGGATTGTAATGCGTtaattctgactttttggttGCAGAGGGTGCAGTGACACCTGACCTGACATTTATGTCTTTGAGGAGTCACTTTTGTTcatatcaaaaatgtttatcccactgcaaatgttttttttgtttttttttttaagtgtcatTTGTTATGTAGTATATTGTATTCAGATTTAAACACATTCCTAACCAATATTTCTTCTGTTGTTGCCTCAGAATGGTAAAGATACAGTTCTGGAGACCCCACACCAAAGAAAGTTGAAAGGCGGTTGTAGAGTAGATTCAAGCCAAAGACACCCAGGCGACAAGCAATAGTGGAATTtggaaaataaagagagagcaAAAGCATGAAGAtacaaagaggagaaaagagagcaTCCAGGCTTCCATTTGTCTACCAAAGGGAGGAAAAGCAAAGTGTTTATTGGGCAAAGACAAGCAGGAAACCTCAAGTTCTTCTGCCAAGACAATAAAGAACAAgctgaaggtcaaaggtcaagcaTGTTAAAGGTAACAAGCCAAACTTTGTGTATCCTACCGAATCTGATCACATCAATATTTGTCTTGTCTTCACAGTCTGAAATCACAAATGGGCCTAATTGattttagttttgtgtgttgtaACTGCAGTAGGTATGACTGAagacaatactttttttttctcttttcttaaaTTATTACCTGAAATTACTGATTTTTCACCGCACTGATCTAAGTCCAGTAGCTGTCTGTGCTTTGATAGACTGGAGCTGTCAACCTGTGCTGCAGCCTTTTCTCTCTTAATTGTTGCGCATGTGTGTGCAGTCTTCTTTCTGTCCCAATGTTCctaatttgaaaatgaaaggcCTTAACAATACAGCACGTTTGAAGATGTCCGGGATGCAGAGGACGCTCTTCACAACCTGGACCGTAAATGGGTTTGCGGGCGCCAGATTGAGATCCAGTTCGCCCAGGGAGACCGCAAGAGTAAGAACCACTTACATCCCCGTCTAAGCAGCGTACATGTAACTGCTATAAAGCTCAATGCAACAGTCTTTAGGAAATATTGAGTTCAGTTTTACTTCAAGTCTCTCTGTAAATGTGTCCATCAAGCCCCAAACCAGATGAAGACTAAGGAGCGGCACTCGCCTCGCAGTTTCTCCCGCTATGACGACGATCGGGATAGCCGCCGTAGACGCTCCCGAAGCCGCAGCTACGAACGTCGCAGGTCCCGCAGCCCCTCTTACGAACGCCGTCCTCGGAGGTCTGAGAGCCCTAAAGAGTGAGTTGTTGACAACTTTGCACCACCTAAAGTTTCTTACATTGTTTTATTCAAACCCATGACTTCTGGTGTTGTCAGTTACTTTGTGAGATCGACTGAAATGTATCTGTAGCAAAAATCTATGAAAAGATGCTTGGTCAAACTTTTAGgaaatatctgatcaaagaataataAAACTAGTCTCATCTAAAGTTCTTTATATTAACACTGATGCAATGAGCACTTGTACATATTTTatcaaattgaaaaaaatgttaaaacatataaaaatatatacatacatttccCAAACTAAGTTATCAGAAGTAGCACTGTATCAGTATTGATACTGAAACTATCAGTATCAATACTGGTATCGTATTGGGTATCGTATTGGTTCAGATATTAAAATACATCTCTACCCAGCCCTAGTAGCGTTTTTGAGAAGTTTTGACAGACCAAACTGTGACTTAGACAAACATCAAGGTTATAAAAaaacttcattttgtttttcttcagctgaATGTCGGTTTTACGTTAATTTGACGGAAACTGAAGTCCATTTCTCAAGAATTGTCGTCTTCACAGTATGAACTAAAGaggagaagatgatgatgacaaatTACATGTATGTTTTGGTTCAGGTGTGATCTGAAAGGGCATGAATGTGTATATATGACCATGTTTACCATATTTGTTTtgagacttcttttttttttaaagagacatGAACCTGAAACACAACTTTATTAGGTCATCATTTAATTGTGGTTAATTACTAAATCTTAAGTAATACATGTCTGACTTCTCGCAGTAGGGTGGAGATAAAGTCCTGTTTAGTGTGTATTCTGACATTTGAGCCCATCTAGATCTGGTAGGAGTGTCAGTAAATAGGGAGGCAGCCTTCTACTAATTACAAGAAGTCATTGTTCTCTTATCCTAGATCTAAAGTGGAGCACTAAGGCTTGTACATTAAATAAGTTACATCCTGAAaaactggtttgtttttgttctctccTCAGCTCTCGGTCCTATAGTCGACGTAGACGAAGCAGAAGCCATGAAAATGACAAGTAAGTTAGTCATCCTGCAATATAAGGCGATTAGAAGTACTATTCTGAACTTTACAGTGCcttcttatttattattaataagtAATAATCATCCACCCAGGTACAGAGGTCCTCCTCGTGATCACCACAGGACACACCATGAGCCAGGCTCACGTAGCCGCTCAGCGTCCCGCTCCCCCTCACCCTCCAGATCTAGGCCCAAAGGTAAAAAGAGCCAGTCCAGGTCCCACAGCCCAGCTGAAGATTTCCACCCGACATCCAGCTCCCAAAAACAGTCCGTAGGGCGATCTCCGTCCCGATCCTACTCTAGATCCATGTCCCGGTCACGCTCTCGCTCCAGGTCCTGGGCTGGACGCAAGTCTGGAGGCCACTAAACTGTCAGTTCTTCCAAAGCTCTATTTATCTGTATCTGAGGATGTTTCTGTTCAGCTTTTGACAATGATAACTGGAGTGTTACGCTCTaggtttgtatttgtttatcaTCACATTATGGAGGAATCTGTTGCCAAAAGGAAGAGAGCAGCAGGATCCAGAGATCATTTTTagcataatgaaaaaaaatgtttttgttgtgattcaTGGAAGCACAGTTGATACCTTTGGAGTTTTACTTGGTTACGTTTTTTGGACTTGTGTACTGTGTGTCACTGAGGGAGGGCATAATATTACGGTTTGGCTCTGCCAAGAGTATTTTTGTACTTTGAGTTAGCAATATTtacattcacacatttgttaATATGGGGACTGTCTGAGTTTGGTTCTATGGTTTGTCTGTTATATAAACAGTgatgaaaattacatttgacGTCATGCACTGACTTACCAGTATTTACTTAGTGCCCTGGCCTTGGCCGTGTCTGGTTTCAACAGACAAACTGTGTACTGTAGGAGCCTTTTCTGTAATTACTGTGGCAATGGGTGATAAATGGAAGGCAGTTGTCCAGCAATGGACGACATACGTGTGACAATATATTCAAAATGAGCTGCAATCATTTCTCATGTACTTTGTTCAGAGAGTGAAACAAAGTCAACTGAGTATTTTAAGTGTCTTAGTACCATTTtccctgtttcagtgttttgttttgcgtTGTCAATAAAGAAGTCCATTATCTCTCTGCTCTTACTTTCTGAAAACTCTTAACTGTACTGTGATTGGATTCTCTCATACTTCACTATagcagcaataataataataataatacttagTGTTATCACCAGTTCAAGATACTTAAACACAGTCAGACAAAGGTAGGGGGGGAGGGAAGgggatttatttctttttttttttgtaaaaatttgTCTTCAATTCACagagtgcatttttttttaaaacactaaTTGATACCAATCTTAAACAGggcattttcttttcatatacAGTGACAGCGTATCAGAGGGACAAATTAAAGGCCAATTCATTACAATTTAAGTTTAGCACAAGGAGACTTTGCCATGCATGATTCAGgggtgagaaagaaaaatgtttacatgAACAACCAACAGAAGGTATTACAGAGCATGGGGCCACATTCAATTGTCAGCTGGCGGAAGAACAGCTGAGAATTGAAGGTGGTTCTGATGAGAACATTTGGTCAATCTGTGGCAGTACCAccgaaaaaaataatttgtcacTTTCAGCATGGGTTTCAACTTAGGCACAAACAGGTTAACACAAGATTAACAGCGTCAAGCTTACGAGATGTAAGCACATTCTGAACTTAAATTCATACATAAGCAAGTCTCCTAGGATCCAATTGACATTTCTTATTTAATTTGCACTTAGCATCTTTCACCCTACACTGTGcataatacaaaacaataaaaaaacatgtgcaAGATCTCTGGAAAGATAACAGTGCAGGGGTACTGACAAATGCTATaggcaggttttttttaacaaaaatattctTCAGTATTGAAGTCAAGACGTGTCCTTAGCACATCTTATACATTCAGTGTTATTACTAAAAATACTTTTGTCGGGCAAGCCTCAAACTTGGCCTGCAAATGTACATATGCTACAAGTACTTTatacatttcattatttacatggCTCTTGAACACACTATCAAGTTCCCGTACTTCGTTTTGTCATCTTTAGGCTGGCAATAAACAGCTCCAATTCTGCGAAGGGAAAGCAAAAAAGAGCCTCAATAGAGGATTGAATCACAAAAATAGAGAATCCATAGGAAGATAGTCAATTACGCCTCCATCATTTCAATAGTATCCTGGCCTGTAACttatgaaaaaaggaaaaaaaaaaaaaagtctgattgCAGTGCAAGAGGGTAAACAAGAAGCAGAGGCAAGAGGAGGCAAGTGTCTGTTGATTATGGGACGGTCAACCAGACCTAtttgtaaacacaaaaacaccagcCTCCTGCCTCGTGTCGAGTCCCTTGGGCCACTTCATTTCAGAAACTTCCTGCAGCTCTGCCTTACCTTGCTTACAAATGCGTGCAGCCAACAGGACCATGACATATGCCTTAAATACAAAGTGAAACTCAATCTCAAATCTAAGTCTGGCCCTCTTCCGCATGTTAAAGCTGCAGCACTGTCCTGAATAAGCAGAGACTGAGGAGCAATAACAGTACTGATTGGAACAGATGAACAGTTAGAAGTGACCCAGGGGACTCGTAACTCATTCACCACTTGGGCCAGCAAAGTTGAACTGGCAATGATAACCATGCCTACCAAAAaaggaagggggaaaaaaatacagcGAAAACATTGCTTTGGTTACACACAGCATTTCATA
The sequence above is drawn from the Thunnus maccoyii chromosome 10, fThuMac1.1, whole genome shotgun sequence genome and encodes:
- the srsf10a gene encoding serine/arginine-rich splicing factor 10 isoform X2, which codes for MLKVTSQTLYVRDAEDALHNLDRKWVCGRQIEIQFAQGDRKTPNQMKTKERHSPRSFSRYDDDRDSRRRRSRSRSYERRRSRSPSYERRPRRSESPKDSRSYSRRRRSRSHENDKYRGPPRDHHRTHHEPGSRSRSASRSPSPSRSRPKGKKSQSRSHSPAEDFHPTSSSQKQSVGRSPSRSYSRSMSRSRSRSRSWAGRKSGGH
- the srsf10a gene encoding serine/arginine-rich splicing factor 10 isoform X1 codes for the protein MARYLRPPNTSLFVRNIADESRPEDLRREFGRYGPIVDVYIPLDFYTRRPRGFAYIQFEDVRDAEDALHNLDRKWVCGRQIEIQFAQGDRKTPNQMKTKERHSPRSFSRYDDDRDSRRRRSRSRSYERRRSRSPSYERRPRRSESPKDSRSYSRRRRSRSHENDKYRGPPRDHHRTHHEPGSRSRSASRSPSPSRSRPKGKKSQSRSHSPAEDFHPTSSSQKQSVGRSPSRSYSRSMSRSRSRSRSWAGRKSGGH